The segment CCAATGCATATTCAATCGGGTCAGTAAGTCTGGAGTATTCTTCGATACTCATTACGACCATTGTTCCGTAGCCATTTTTTGTCAGAAAGACAGGGTTGCCGGCATTTACAGTTTTTTCAATATCGGAGAATTTATTTCTTAAATCAGATACAGGTCTAATATCAAGAGGCATAATTTCGATCTCCTTTGTGAAGTTATTTTATCATAATTACGCCATAATGCAGTGGTACAACAATAGATTCAGCTTACCCAGAGAGTAGTCCGGGCAGTTTTCCCTGTTCATCAGTTACTGTGCATCCAGGGTCCCGTTCGTATGGTAGAACGGTGAATATACAAAATCAGTAGAATCAAGAAATACTCCGGTCAGAGTTCCCTGCGCAGGATGAACAAGATAAGGAAAATCAAGCACCGGGCTGCACAGCAGAAATATGATTGCGAAACCCTCTTACCGTTGCATCGATCGCTTCTCTCAGGTGCTTCTGTTTCTGTGCCAGAAGATCTGCATTGCCCGGATCCATCTTCAGGAGCGTGTTCACGTCCTTAAGATGGACTGAGTATCCCGGATCTCCTTGTTCACACCTTTCAAGGCGTTGGAGAGCTTAGTCGTATCGCCATCCAGCTCGATTGTGATTTCTTTAATACGATCTGCCATAGACTGCCCCCTTCATGGCATGAAAAAACCAGAGCACCACGCAAATGGATGTTCTGGTCCACGGAAAATATGCTTCTATCTATTTGCTTCTATCTATTCTCAGGTATTCGTTTCGGGATTTTCTTCTTCGTAATCTCCCTCACTCAAACCTTTTTGCTGATCTCGTCCCTGATAGATGATGTCAAGAACAGAAACCTCTTTTCTATCTTCATATATTATGAAGTAGATGTAATAGTTCTTGACACTGATCCGGCGAAATCCCATTTCTCCCCAAGGGTTCTCCGGAATTGTTTTCACAGTTGCTGCTCTGTAGGAAAGCTCTTCAATCGCGTTCAGGGATGCTTCTACATGTCCCTCTGCCGCCGATACATTCATAATATTCCGGGCAATATATAAGGCAATATCACGCATTGATTCTTCTGCTTGTTTTGTAATATTAACCTTATAAG is part of the Galactobacillus timonensis genome and harbors:
- a CDS encoding type II toxin-antitoxin system RelE/ParE family toxin — protein: MDSYKVNITKQAEESMRDIALYIARNIMNVSAAEGHVEASLNAIEELSYRAATVKTIPENPWGEMGFRRISVKNYYIYFIIYEDRKEVSVLDIIYQGRDQQKGLSEGDYEEENPETNT
- a CDS encoding type II toxin-antitoxin system Phd/YefM family antitoxin; translation: MPLDIRPVSDLRNKFSDIEKTVNAGNPVFLTKNGYGTMVVMSIEEYSRLTDPIEYALDEADHQAETTDQRLTHDEAFSSVRKSLHE